In a genomic window of Gambusia affinis linkage group LG04, SWU_Gaff_1.0, whole genome shotgun sequence:
- the sde2 gene encoding replication stress response regulator SDE2 isoform X1: MEVFVVAPSFRCSSFELPPGSVVRDVLERFIPHQDWYVTTNGRLSGLEERLQDGAVYRLEPRLRGGKGGFGSMLRALGAQIEKTTNREACRDLSGRRLRDVNHEKEMADWLKKQSEREAEKEQRRLERLQRKLSEPRHQFTDPQYQQQCHDLSERLEDSVLKGLQVTSSSQVKVGADPDQNRAPARKRRKTAAAAGFWTGLEELLSSEDEDDEDESPCSRGAVTMTTQRAEAEPGPSSSTATTSEVQNAGLPTEPTQVQNAGLPTEPTQVQNAGLPTEPTQVQNAGLPTEPTQVQNAGLPTEPTQVQNAGLPTEPTQVQNAGLQTEPAVGPSGDQNPPQGCREPDQQLDLSSVPSVQQLESLGLEVLKEELMRRGLKCGGTLSERAARLFSVRGLSPDRIDPALLARTRRK, from the exons ATGGAGGTGTTTGTTGTTGCTCCGAGCTTCAGGTGCTCAAGCTTCGAGTTACCACCTGGTTCTGTTGTCAGAGACGTTCTGGAACGGTTCATTCCGCACCAG GACTGGTATGTCACCACTAACGGCCGTTTGTCCGGGCTGGAGGAGCGGCTGCAGGATGGGGCCGTCTACCGCCTGGAGCCCCGGCTCCGTGGAGGGAAGGGAG GTTTTGGCTCCATGCTCCGGGCTTTGGGAGCGCAGATTGAGAAGACGACCAACAGAGAGGCCTGCAGAGATCTGAGCGGCCGCCGCCTTCGAGACGTTAACCATGAGAAGGA gATGGCGGACTGGCTGAAGAAGCAGTCGGAGCGCGAGGCGGAGAAGGAGCAGCGGCGGCTGGAGCGTTTGCAGAGGAAGCTGTCGGAGCCGCGGCATCAGTTCACCGACCCGCAGTACCAGCAGCAGTGCCACGACCTGAGCGAGCGTCTGGAGGACTCTGTTCTGAAAG GCCTGCAGGTGACCTCCAGCAGCCAGGTGAAGGTCGGAGCTGACCCGGATCAGAACCGAGCCCctgcgaggaagaggaggaagactgCAGCGGCGGCTGGGTTCTG GACgggtctggaggagctgctgagctctgaggatgaagatgatgaagatgagtCTCCATGCAGTAGAGGAGCTGTTACCATGACGACCCAGAGGGCGGAGGCGGAGCCTGGACCCAGCAGCAG CACCGCCACAACCTCAGAGGTCCAGAACGCCGGGCTCCCGACGGAACCGACCCAGGTCCAGAACGCCGGGCTCCCGACGGAACCGACCCAGGTCCAGAACGCCGGGCTCCCGACGGAACCGACCCAGGTCCAGAACGCCGGGCTCCCGACGGAACCGACCCAGGTCCAGAACGCCGGGCTCCCGACGGAACCGACCCAGGTCCAGAACGCCGGGCTCCCGACGGAACCGACCCAGGTCCAGAACGCCGGGCTCCAGACGGAACCGGCTGTTGGACCGTCAGGGGACCAGAACCCTCCTCAGGGCTGCAGGGAACCGGATcag CAGTTGGACCTGTCCTCGGTGCCGTCCGTCCAGCAGCTGGAGTCTCTGggtctggaggttctgaaggaGGAACTGATGCGCCGCGGCCTGAAGTGCGGGGGAACGCTGTCGGAGCGCGCCGCCCGCCTCTTCTCCGTCAGAGGCCTGAGTCCAGACCGGATCGACCCGGCACTGCTCGccagaaccaggaggaagtAA
- the sde2 gene encoding replication stress response regulator SDE2 isoform X2, with translation MEVFVVAPSFRCSSFELPPGSVVRDVLERFIPHQDWYVTTNGRLSGLEERLQDGAVYRLEPRLRGGKGGFGSMLRALGAQIEKTTNREACRDLSGRRLRDVNHEKEMADWLKKQSEREAEKEQRRLERLQRKLSEPRHQFTDPQYQQQCHDLSERLEDSVLKGLQVTSSSQVKVGADPDQNRAPARKRRKTAAAAGFWTGLEELLSSEDEDDEDESPCSRGAVTMTTQRAEAEPGPSSSTATTSEVQNAGLPTEPTQVQNAGLPTEPTQVQNAGLPTEPTQVQNAGLPTEPTQVQNAGLPTEPTQVQNAGLPTEPTQVQNAGLQTEPAVGPSGDQNPPQGCREPDQLDLSSVPSVQQLESLGLEVLKEELMRRGLKCGGTLSERAARLFSVRGLSPDRIDPALLARTRRK, from the exons ATGGAGGTGTTTGTTGTTGCTCCGAGCTTCAGGTGCTCAAGCTTCGAGTTACCACCTGGTTCTGTTGTCAGAGACGTTCTGGAACGGTTCATTCCGCACCAG GACTGGTATGTCACCACTAACGGCCGTTTGTCCGGGCTGGAGGAGCGGCTGCAGGATGGGGCCGTCTACCGCCTGGAGCCCCGGCTCCGTGGAGGGAAGGGAG GTTTTGGCTCCATGCTCCGGGCTTTGGGAGCGCAGATTGAGAAGACGACCAACAGAGAGGCCTGCAGAGATCTGAGCGGCCGCCGCCTTCGAGACGTTAACCATGAGAAGGA gATGGCGGACTGGCTGAAGAAGCAGTCGGAGCGCGAGGCGGAGAAGGAGCAGCGGCGGCTGGAGCGTTTGCAGAGGAAGCTGTCGGAGCCGCGGCATCAGTTCACCGACCCGCAGTACCAGCAGCAGTGCCACGACCTGAGCGAGCGTCTGGAGGACTCTGTTCTGAAAG GCCTGCAGGTGACCTCCAGCAGCCAGGTGAAGGTCGGAGCTGACCCGGATCAGAACCGAGCCCctgcgaggaagaggaggaagactgCAGCGGCGGCTGGGTTCTG GACgggtctggaggagctgctgagctctgaggatgaagatgatgaagatgagtCTCCATGCAGTAGAGGAGCTGTTACCATGACGACCCAGAGGGCGGAGGCGGAGCCTGGACCCAGCAGCAG CACCGCCACAACCTCAGAGGTCCAGAACGCCGGGCTCCCGACGGAACCGACCCAGGTCCAGAACGCCGGGCTCCCGACGGAACCGACCCAGGTCCAGAACGCCGGGCTCCCGACGGAACCGACCCAGGTCCAGAACGCCGGGCTCCCGACGGAACCGACCCAGGTCCAGAACGCCGGGCTCCCGACGGAACCGACCCAGGTCCAGAACGCCGGGCTCCCGACGGAACCGACCCAGGTCCAGAACGCCGGGCTCCAGACGGAACCGGCTGTTGGACCGTCAGGGGACCAGAACCCTCCTCAGGGCTGCAGGGAACCGGATcag TTGGACCTGTCCTCGGTGCCGTCCGTCCAGCAGCTGGAGTCTCTGggtctggaggttctgaaggaGGAACTGATGCGCCGCGGCCTGAAGTGCGGGGGAACGCTGTCGGAGCGCGCCGCCCGCCTCTTCTCCGTCAGAGGCCTGAGTCCAGACCGGATCGACCCGGCACTGCTCGccagaaccaggaggaagtAA
- the sde2 gene encoding replication stress response regulator SDE2 isoform X3, with protein MTRFWLHVSLVFQVLAPCFIGFPGFGSMLRALGAQIEKTTNREACRDLSGRRLRDVNHEKEMADWLKKQSEREAEKEQRRLERLQRKLSEPRHQFTDPQYQQQCHDLSERLEDSVLKGLQVTSSSQVKVGADPDQNRAPARKRRKTAAAAGFWTGLEELLSSEDEDDEDESPCSRGAVTMTTQRAEAEPGPSSSTATTSEVQNAGLPTEPTQVQNAGLPTEPTQVQNAGLPTEPTQVQNAGLPTEPTQVQNAGLPTEPTQVQNAGLPTEPTQVQNAGLQTEPAVGPSGDQNPPQGCREPDQQLDLSSVPSVQQLESLGLEVLKEELMRRGLKCGGTLSERAARLFSVRGLSPDRIDPALLARTRRK; from the exons ATGACCAG GTTTTGGCTCCATGTTTCATTGGTTTTCCAGGTTTTGGCTCCATGTTTCATTGGTTTTCCAGGTTTTGGCTCCATGCTCCGGGCTTTGGGAGCGCAGATTGAGAAGACGACCAACAGAGAGGCCTGCAGAGATCTGAGCGGCCGCCGCCTTCGAGACGTTAACCATGAGAAGGA gATGGCGGACTGGCTGAAGAAGCAGTCGGAGCGCGAGGCGGAGAAGGAGCAGCGGCGGCTGGAGCGTTTGCAGAGGAAGCTGTCGGAGCCGCGGCATCAGTTCACCGACCCGCAGTACCAGCAGCAGTGCCACGACCTGAGCGAGCGTCTGGAGGACTCTGTTCTGAAAG GCCTGCAGGTGACCTCCAGCAGCCAGGTGAAGGTCGGAGCTGACCCGGATCAGAACCGAGCCCctgcgaggaagaggaggaagactgCAGCGGCGGCTGGGTTCTG GACgggtctggaggagctgctgagctctgaggatgaagatgatgaagatgagtCTCCATGCAGTAGAGGAGCTGTTACCATGACGACCCAGAGGGCGGAGGCGGAGCCTGGACCCAGCAGCAG CACCGCCACAACCTCAGAGGTCCAGAACGCCGGGCTCCCGACGGAACCGACCCAGGTCCAGAACGCCGGGCTCCCGACGGAACCGACCCAGGTCCAGAACGCCGGGCTCCCGACGGAACCGACCCAGGTCCAGAACGCCGGGCTCCCGACGGAACCGACCCAGGTCCAGAACGCCGGGCTCCCGACGGAACCGACCCAGGTCCAGAACGCCGGGCTCCCGACGGAACCGACCCAGGTCCAGAACGCCGGGCTCCAGACGGAACCGGCTGTTGGACCGTCAGGGGACCAGAACCCTCCTCAGGGCTGCAGGGAACCGGATcag CAGTTGGACCTGTCCTCGGTGCCGTCCGTCCAGCAGCTGGAGTCTCTGggtctggaggttctgaaggaGGAACTGATGCGCCGCGGCCTGAAGTGCGGGGGAACGCTGTCGGAGCGCGCCGCCCGCCTCTTCTCCGTCAGAGGCCTGAGTCCAGACCGGATCGACCCGGCACTGCTCGccagaaccaggaggaagtAA
- the mtif2 gene encoding translation initiation factor IF-2, mitochondrial isoform X1 has protein sequence MSVMSSVMRAARLLRSSAPLLTWPQSRGLASKQVKGQRKEQKKLKVDKQEVEIRQGMTAAALAAAMNRDFDHVLEALLNTPADLDSLRPDSVLEDSWIKEAVIRSGMKFRWAKLSESRERPNRDAQRRPPADPALLASRPPVVTIMGHVDHGKTTLLDSLRKSQLVATEAGGITQHIGAFLVQLPTGERITFLDTPGHAAFSSMRARGANATDIVVLVVAADDGVMNQTVESIQHAKNAKVPVIVAVNKCDRPQADPQRVKRELLAHGVVCEEFGGDVQAINVSALKGDNLQALAEATVALAEVLELKADPDGPVEAVVIESRTDKGKGPVTTAIVQRGTLRRGCVLVAGRCWAKVRFLFDENGRAVPEAAPSAAVQVVGWKELPSAGETVLEVESEQRAREVVEWRSHRAEQQKLQEEQSAIQLKQQRHLEEYQREREPLAHLSWRQRRAALYRADKIRFSVRPSERTESDELGLSLVIKGDVDGSVETLLNILDGYDAQDECRLDVIHFGVGDISENDVNMAAAFGGSVYGFNVAASRGVTQLAARRGVALRLHRVIYQLVEQLRHELSSKLPPQRRSSTVGEATVLAVFDVSVGKKKVLVAGCRVQKGQLDRRLKFRLIRGRDTVWEGSVSALKHHKDDVATAKAGMDCGVSVDGEVDFSAGDVIECFEEQEVPRVTSWDPGF, from the exons ATGAgtgtgatgtcatcagtgaTGCGGGCTGCGCGGCTGCTCCGGAGCTCCGCCCCCCTGCTCACCTGGCCTCAGAGCAGAGGACTGGCCTCCAAGCAG gtcaaaggtcagaggaaGGAGCAGAAGAAGCTCAAAgtggacaaacaggaagtggagatcAGACAGGGCATGACGGCGGCGGCGCTGGCGGCGGCCATGAACAGAGACTTTG ACCACGTTCTGGAGGCGCTGCTCAACACGCCGGCGGACCTGGACTCGCTCCGGCCCGACTCGGTTCTGGAGGACAGCTGGATCAAGGAGGCGGTGATCCGGTCCGGGATGAAGTTCAGATGGGCCAAGCTGAGCGAGAGCCGAGAGCGGCCCAACAGAGACGCCCAGAGGAG GCCCCCCGCTGACCCCGCGCTCCTGGCCAGTCGCCCCCCGGTGGTCACCATCATGGGTCATGTGGATCACGGGAAGACGACGCTGCTGGACAGCCTGAGGAAGAGCCAGCTGGTCGCCACGGAGGCCGGCGGCATCACGCAGCACATCGGAGCCTTCCTGG TCCAGCTGCCCACTGGGGAGCGGATCACCTTCCTGGACACGCCGGGCCACGCCGCCTTCTCCTCCATGAGGGCCCGCGGCGCCAACGCCACCGACATCGTGGTGCTGGTGGTGGCGGCCGACGACGGCGTCATGAACCAGACCGTGGAGTCCATCCAGCACGCCAAGAACGCCAAAG TCCCCGTCATCGTGGCGGTGAATAAGTGTGACAGGCCGCAGGCCGACCCCCAGCGGGTGAAGCGGGAGCTGCTGGCGCACGGCGTCGTCTGCGAGGAGTTCGGCGGCGACGTTCAGGCCATCAACGTCTCGGCTCTGAAG GGCGACAACCTGCAGGCTCTGGCCGAGGCCACGGTGGCGCTGGCCGAGGTTCTGGAGCTGAAGGCGGACCCGGACGGCCCGGTGGAGGCCGTCGTTATCGAGAGCCGGACCGACAAAGGCAAAGG CCCCGTGACTACGGCCATCGTCCAGCGGGGGACGCTGCGGCGCGGCTGCGTTCTGGTGGCCGGCCGCTGCTGGGCCAAGGTCCGCTTCCTGTTCGACGAGAACGGCCGCGCGGTGCCGGAGGCGGCGCCGAGCGCGGCGGTCCAGGTGGTCGGATGGAAGGAGCTGCCGTCTGCCGGAGAGACGGTGCTGGAGGTGGAGTCAGAG CAGCGGGCCAGAGAGGTGGTGGAGTGGAGGAGCCACCGGGCGGAGCagcagaagctgcaggaggagcagagCGCCATCCAGCTCAAGCAGCAGCGCCACCTGGAGGAGTACCAGCGGGAGCGCGAGCCGCTGGCCCACCTGAGCTGGCGCCAGAGGAGGGCGGCGCTGTACCGGGCCGACAAGATCCGCTTCTCTGTGCGGCCCAGCGAGCGGACGGAGAGCGACGAGCTCGGCCTGTCGCTCGTCATCAAAG gtgACGTGGACGGGTCGGTGGAGACGCTGCTGAACATCCTGGACGGCTACGACGCTCAGGACGAGTGCCGGCTGGACGTGATCCACTTCGGTGTCGGCGACATCTCGGAGAACGACGTCAACATGGCCGCCGCGTTCGGAG GGTCGGTGTACGGCTTCAACGTGGCGGCGAGCCGTGGCGTGACGCAGCTGGCGGCGCGGAGGGGCGTGGCCCTGCGGCTGCACCGCGTCATCTACCAGCTGGTGGAGCAGCTGCGCCACGAGTTGAGCAGCAAGCTGCCGCCACAGCGCCGCAGCAGCACCGTGG GTGAGGCGACGGTCCTCGCCGTCTTCGACGTCTCTGTGGGGAAGAAGAAGGTTCTGGTGGCCGGCTGCCGGGTCCAGAAGGGCCAGCTGGACCGACGGCTGAAGTTCAGGCTGATCCGAGGACGAGACACGGTCTGGGAGG gttctgtgTCGGCGCTGAAGCACCATAAGGACGACGTGGCGACGGCGAAGGCGGGCATGGACTGCGGCGTGTCGGTGGACGGCGAGGTGGACTTCAGCGCCGGTGATGTCATCGAATGCTTTGAGGAGCAGGAAGTTCCTCGGGTCACTTCCTGGGACCCTGGGTTCTGA
- the mtif2 gene encoding translation initiation factor IF-2, mitochondrial isoform X2 — MSVMSSVMRAARLLRSSAPLLTWPQSRGLASKQVKGQRKEQKKLKVDKQEVEIRQGMTAAALAAAMNRDFDHVLEALLNTPADLDSLRPDSVLEDSWIKEAVIRSGMKFRWAKLSESRERPNRDAQRRPPADPALLASRPPVVTIMGHVDHGKTTLLDSLRKSQLVATEAGGITQHIGAFLVQLPTGERITFLDTPGHAAFSSMRARGANATDIVVLVVAADDGVMNQTVESIQHAKNAKVPVIVAVNKCDRPQADPQRVKRELLAHGVVCEEFGGDVQAINVSALKGDNLQALAEATVALAEVLELKADPDGPVEAVVIESRTDKGKGPVTTAIVQRGTLRRGCVLVAGRCWAKVRFLFDENGRAVPEAAPSAAVQVVGWKELPSAGETVLEVESERAREVVEWRSHRAEQQKLQEEQSAIQLKQQRHLEEYQREREPLAHLSWRQRRAALYRADKIRFSVRPSERTESDELGLSLVIKGDVDGSVETLLNILDGYDAQDECRLDVIHFGVGDISENDVNMAAAFGGSVYGFNVAASRGVTQLAARRGVALRLHRVIYQLVEQLRHELSSKLPPQRRSSTVGEATVLAVFDVSVGKKKVLVAGCRVQKGQLDRRLKFRLIRGRDTVWEGSVSALKHHKDDVATAKAGMDCGVSVDGEVDFSAGDVIECFEEQEVPRVTSWDPGF, encoded by the exons ATGAgtgtgatgtcatcagtgaTGCGGGCTGCGCGGCTGCTCCGGAGCTCCGCCCCCCTGCTCACCTGGCCTCAGAGCAGAGGACTGGCCTCCAAGCAG gtcaaaggtcagaggaaGGAGCAGAAGAAGCTCAAAgtggacaaacaggaagtggagatcAGACAGGGCATGACGGCGGCGGCGCTGGCGGCGGCCATGAACAGAGACTTTG ACCACGTTCTGGAGGCGCTGCTCAACACGCCGGCGGACCTGGACTCGCTCCGGCCCGACTCGGTTCTGGAGGACAGCTGGATCAAGGAGGCGGTGATCCGGTCCGGGATGAAGTTCAGATGGGCCAAGCTGAGCGAGAGCCGAGAGCGGCCCAACAGAGACGCCCAGAGGAG GCCCCCCGCTGACCCCGCGCTCCTGGCCAGTCGCCCCCCGGTGGTCACCATCATGGGTCATGTGGATCACGGGAAGACGACGCTGCTGGACAGCCTGAGGAAGAGCCAGCTGGTCGCCACGGAGGCCGGCGGCATCACGCAGCACATCGGAGCCTTCCTGG TCCAGCTGCCCACTGGGGAGCGGATCACCTTCCTGGACACGCCGGGCCACGCCGCCTTCTCCTCCATGAGGGCCCGCGGCGCCAACGCCACCGACATCGTGGTGCTGGTGGTGGCGGCCGACGACGGCGTCATGAACCAGACCGTGGAGTCCATCCAGCACGCCAAGAACGCCAAAG TCCCCGTCATCGTGGCGGTGAATAAGTGTGACAGGCCGCAGGCCGACCCCCAGCGGGTGAAGCGGGAGCTGCTGGCGCACGGCGTCGTCTGCGAGGAGTTCGGCGGCGACGTTCAGGCCATCAACGTCTCGGCTCTGAAG GGCGACAACCTGCAGGCTCTGGCCGAGGCCACGGTGGCGCTGGCCGAGGTTCTGGAGCTGAAGGCGGACCCGGACGGCCCGGTGGAGGCCGTCGTTATCGAGAGCCGGACCGACAAAGGCAAAGG CCCCGTGACTACGGCCATCGTCCAGCGGGGGACGCTGCGGCGCGGCTGCGTTCTGGTGGCCGGCCGCTGCTGGGCCAAGGTCCGCTTCCTGTTCGACGAGAACGGCCGCGCGGTGCCGGAGGCGGCGCCGAGCGCGGCGGTCCAGGTGGTCGGATGGAAGGAGCTGCCGTCTGCCGGAGAGACGGTGCTGGAGGTGGAGTCAGAG CGGGCCAGAGAGGTGGTGGAGTGGAGGAGCCACCGGGCGGAGCagcagaagctgcaggaggagcagagCGCCATCCAGCTCAAGCAGCAGCGCCACCTGGAGGAGTACCAGCGGGAGCGCGAGCCGCTGGCCCACCTGAGCTGGCGCCAGAGGAGGGCGGCGCTGTACCGGGCCGACAAGATCCGCTTCTCTGTGCGGCCCAGCGAGCGGACGGAGAGCGACGAGCTCGGCCTGTCGCTCGTCATCAAAG gtgACGTGGACGGGTCGGTGGAGACGCTGCTGAACATCCTGGACGGCTACGACGCTCAGGACGAGTGCCGGCTGGACGTGATCCACTTCGGTGTCGGCGACATCTCGGAGAACGACGTCAACATGGCCGCCGCGTTCGGAG GGTCGGTGTACGGCTTCAACGTGGCGGCGAGCCGTGGCGTGACGCAGCTGGCGGCGCGGAGGGGCGTGGCCCTGCGGCTGCACCGCGTCATCTACCAGCTGGTGGAGCAGCTGCGCCACGAGTTGAGCAGCAAGCTGCCGCCACAGCGCCGCAGCAGCACCGTGG GTGAGGCGACGGTCCTCGCCGTCTTCGACGTCTCTGTGGGGAAGAAGAAGGTTCTGGTGGCCGGCTGCCGGGTCCAGAAGGGCCAGCTGGACCGACGGCTGAAGTTCAGGCTGATCCGAGGACGAGACACGGTCTGGGAGG gttctgtgTCGGCGCTGAAGCACCATAAGGACGACGTGGCGACGGCGAAGGCGGGCATGGACTGCGGCGTGTCGGTGGACGGCGAGGTGGACTTCAGCGCCGGTGATGTCATCGAATGCTTTGAGGAGCAGGAAGTTCCTCGGGTCACTTCCTGGGACCCTGGGTTCTGA